A single genomic interval of uncultured Sphaerochaeta sp. harbors:
- a CDS encoding DNA-processing protein DprA, translated as MKLSILLALSLLPLSCEKRIALAHSGVTLQELVNRGASMARVKRMLRFLYEEQSLKVCFWGMEGYPSVLYQMENPPFRLMYNKLLPDPSSPLLTLCGTRYPDGNGSQRAYRFALEACANNTTLVTSNSRGIDRTALYASEDLKVNAFVICDCGLATHRVKAYHALPFVSLLSPYEPDDTAFPSRCLSRNMLSTALGSATMVIQSPEKSGCLHCATSALDQGKDVFVHTDGLFGGSLDAGIASLAEMGATDVASFRDLASLLGWESPCKVEERRGGAGTLYRFGRAWYSLEYA; from the coding sequence ATGAAACTTTCAATACTACTGGCACTCAGTCTCCTGCCACTCTCATGTGAGAAGAGGATAGCGTTGGCTCATTCTGGTGTTACATTGCAGGAACTCGTAAACCGTGGAGCAAGCATGGCCCGGGTGAAGCGGATGCTCAGGTTTCTTTATGAAGAGCAATCACTCAAAGTCTGTTTCTGGGGAATGGAAGGGTATCCATCCGTGCTTTACCAGATGGAGAACCCTCCATTCAGGCTTATGTACAATAAGCTTCTTCCTGACCCCTCTTCCCCTCTGCTTACCCTCTGTGGAACCCGTTATCCGGATGGCAACGGTTCTCAACGGGCATACCGGTTTGCACTGGAAGCCTGCGCAAACAACACCACTCTGGTGACAAGCAACAGCCGAGGGATTGATAGGACTGCGCTCTATGCCAGCGAGGACCTGAAAGTCAATGCTTTCGTCATCTGTGACTGTGGATTGGCTACACATCGCGTCAAGGCATATCATGCATTACCGTTTGTCTCATTGCTCTCCCCCTATGAACCTGATGATACAGCTTTCCCTTCCCGTTGCCTGAGCCGTAATATGCTCTCAACTGCACTTGGGAGTGCTACGATGGTCATACAGTCCCCTGAGAAAAGCGGATGCCTGCACTGTGCCACCTCTGCGCTGGACCAGGGAAAGGACGTATTTGTCCACACTGATGGGCTCTTTGGTGGATCACTGGATGCTGGCATCGCCTCTCTTGCAGAGATGGGAGCCACTGATGTTGCCTCCTTCCGTGACCTTGCTTCCCTTCTTGGTTGGGAAAGCCCATGCAAGGTGGAAGAGAGAAGAGGGGGAGCGGGTACGTTGTACCGTTTTGGACGGGCATGGTATAGTCTAGAGTATGCATGA
- the hslV gene encoding ATP-dependent protease subunit HslV, whose translation MSSFKGTTIVAVRRNGHVAIAGDGQVTAGDTILKSNAHKVRTLYDGKVITGFAGTTADAFTLFELFEGKLKQYNGDLTRSAVELAKQWRTDKQLRQLEAMMLVSDGKRIFLINGAGDVVDPERDAIGIGSGGNYALSAALAYLEADSTMSAEEIARKSVQIAASVCIYTDDQINVEVL comes from the coding sequence ATGAGTAGTTTTAAAGGAACAACCATCGTCGCAGTGAGAAGAAACGGACACGTCGCCATAGCTGGCGATGGTCAGGTCACTGCAGGAGATACGATTTTAAAGTCAAACGCACATAAGGTGCGAACACTATATGACGGGAAGGTAATTACCGGCTTTGCTGGCACAACTGCCGATGCATTCACCCTCTTTGAACTTTTTGAGGGAAAATTGAAGCAGTACAATGGGGATCTGACTCGCTCTGCAGTGGAACTGGCAAAGCAGTGGAGAACCGATAAGCAGCTGCGCCAACTTGAGGCAATGATGCTTGTAAGTGATGGGAAGAGAATCTTCCTGATCAATGGAGCAGGGGATGTGGTCGACCCCGAACGAGATGCAATCGGCATCGGAAGTGGGGGTAATTACGCACTCAGTGCTGCATTGGCATATTTGGAGGCAGACTCCACCATGTCAGCGGAGGAGATTGCCAGAAAGAGTGTACAGATAGCAGCATCAGTCTGCATCTACACAGATGATCAGATTAACGTAGAGGTACTATAA
- a CDS encoding penicillin-binding protein 2: MATSPKHTYIKFFTVLISLVLGIFFVRLASLMLFNQPQTKTYDNPEVAESVIRGTIYDRNGRILAIERPYWGVYLHLNKIVDLAQVSEVIAPFVEMSPSEIQQKASNYTTYAQIKKVIDDRQVEPLRSVLQEHGLQNQVNVEKRTGRTYPAQFHASQTIGFTNVEMEGIEGIELSQEEFLNPYPEIGNRGTTYGEDVILTLDVDIQYALDVQLQKIADEFNPDYAMALVLDAQNGDILGMSSYPWYDINALGQSEEEQRRNNAVNLLYEPGSVFKLFSMASILQIGDAQTEEHFLCDGSYTFNAGSSNVTINCTSPHGEVDVETMLAKSCNGAISHWALQTDPISFYTMLQQMGFTNSYDISLPSKAKAYIANPSQWSGRTLPTIAFGQELLVSALHLCTAATALSPSGELIAPHLILSRSSPVSGEESYQRERTVISQVLEPSVTERIREGMYRASLSGGTGIQASVEGVDLGVKTGTAQLFNEETKSYEDGTILVSTLGMVPIDNPQYILYVGAGNPKGASLYGSNVAAPAVGAIVRTLISQGKLITSDTPIL, encoded by the coding sequence ATGGCTACCAGTCCAAAACATACATATATCAAATTCTTCACCGTGCTTATTTCCCTTGTTCTTGGGATTTTTTTCGTCAGATTGGCCTCTCTGATGCTTTTTAACCAGCCACAGACAAAAACATACGACAATCCTGAGGTAGCAGAAAGCGTGATAAGAGGTACAATATATGACCGAAATGGAAGAATTCTCGCCATTGAACGTCCATATTGGGGCGTTTACCTTCATCTTAACAAGATTGTGGACCTAGCTCAGGTAAGCGAGGTCATTGCCCCTTTTGTAGAGATGAGCCCATCAGAGATACAACAGAAAGCAAGCAACTACACCACCTATGCGCAGATCAAGAAGGTGATAGACGACAGGCAGGTAGAACCCCTGCGCAGCGTCTTACAGGAACATGGCCTGCAGAACCAAGTAAACGTGGAGAAAAGGACAGGGCGTACCTATCCTGCACAATTTCATGCATCGCAGACCATTGGATTCACCAATGTAGAGATGGAGGGAATTGAAGGAATTGAGCTGAGTCAGGAAGAATTCCTCAATCCTTATCCAGAAATCGGGAACCGTGGCACTACCTATGGGGAGGATGTCATACTCACCCTGGATGTAGATATTCAATACGCCTTGGATGTACAGTTGCAGAAAATTGCTGATGAATTCAACCCTGATTATGCAATGGCGCTCGTGCTCGATGCCCAAAATGGAGACATTCTTGGCATGTCCAGCTACCCTTGGTACGATATCAATGCACTGGGGCAGAGTGAGGAGGAACAGAGAAGAAACAATGCAGTGAATCTCCTGTATGAGCCAGGATCAGTTTTCAAGCTGTTCAGTATGGCTTCCATCCTGCAGATTGGAGATGCACAGACTGAAGAACACTTTCTCTGTGATGGATCCTATACCTTCAATGCAGGATCCAGCAATGTGACGATCAACTGTACCTCTCCCCATGGGGAAGTTGATGTGGAAACCATGCTTGCAAAATCATGCAATGGAGCAATTTCGCATTGGGCACTCCAGACTGACCCCATTTCTTTTTATACTATGTTGCAACAAATGGGATTCACCAACAGCTATGATATCTCGCTCCCCTCCAAGGCAAAGGCATATATCGCCAACCCTTCCCAGTGGTCTGGAAGAACCCTGCCAACCATTGCCTTTGGACAGGAGCTCTTGGTAAGTGCGTTACATCTCTGTACTGCAGCTACTGCACTCTCCCCAAGTGGGGAACTCATTGCTCCACATCTTATCCTCTCCCGCTCCTCTCCTGTCAGCGGAGAGGAAAGCTACCAACGGGAACGAACGGTGATCTCACAGGTACTGGAACCTTCGGTCACTGAACGTATTCGTGAAGGAATGTATCGCGCTTCACTTTCAGGGGGCACGGGAATCCAGGCAAGCGTTGAAGGTGTGGACCTAGGGGTCAAGACAGGAACAGCACAACTGTTCAATGAGGAGACAAAAAGCTATGAGGATGGAACCATCCTCGTATCTACACTTGGCATGGTACCGATCGATAATCCACAGTACATCCTCTATGTAGGGGCGGGTAATCCGAAAGGGGCTTCCCTGTATGGATCAAATGTAGCAGCGCCAGCGGTTGGTGCCATCGTCAGGACGCTCATAAGCCAGGGAAAACTGATCACAAGCGATACACCCATCCTTTAG
- the hslU gene encoding ATP-dependent protease ATPase subunit HslU yields the protein MGYSASRKLDELKPSQIVSELDKYIIGQQKAKRTIAVAIRNRTRRKRLPEEIRDEVSPKNIIMIGPTGVGKTEIARRIAKLSNAPFIKVEATKYTEVGYVGRDVESIIRDLMSIAVQQVKAELAEAEKEKVASRVEERLLDMLLPQAKGDEKIDVVPAGSTFTDSQKATRERFREMLRDGKFDDREIEVNVQSRKRVGIEVLGQPNMEELQDAMQSLGSIFGNGRGHNRKLTVKRAREIFTEEETEKAVDNDRAIDEAKERVEQMGIVFLDEIDKVAKSGGGGSSIDVSREGVQRDILPIVEGTSVSTKWGVIDTTHILFIASGAFHVSKPSDLIPELQGRFPLRVELDDLSADDFYRILTEPANAMTMQYHELLKTEGVEIIFDDAAIRKVSEIAYEVNATNDNIGARRLFTIMEKLLEELSFSADELSGQTITITAAYVDERLRDVLQDQDLSKFIL from the coding sequence ATGGGATATTCAGCAAGCAGGAAGCTTGATGAGCTCAAGCCTTCTCAGATTGTTTCAGAACTAGATAAATATATCATTGGCCAGCAGAAGGCCAAACGAACCATAGCAGTTGCGATTCGCAACCGGACTCGCAGGAAACGGCTTCCTGAGGAAATCAGGGATGAAGTCTCTCCCAAGAACATCATCATGATCGGCCCCACTGGAGTGGGAAAGACCGAGATAGCTAGGCGTATCGCAAAGCTGTCCAACGCTCCCTTTATCAAGGTTGAGGCTACCAAGTACACTGAGGTAGGGTACGTCGGACGGGATGTTGAATCGATCATCAGGGACCTTATGAGTATCGCTGTCCAGCAAGTAAAAGCTGAACTTGCCGAGGCTGAGAAGGAAAAGGTGGCAAGCAGGGTAGAGGAGCGTCTTCTCGATATGTTGCTTCCCCAGGCCAAGGGTGATGAGAAGATTGATGTGGTGCCGGCCGGCAGTACATTCACCGACAGTCAGAAGGCTACCCGTGAACGCTTCAGGGAGATGCTTAGGGACGGTAAGTTCGATGACCGAGAGATAGAAGTCAATGTCCAGAGTAGGAAGCGGGTCGGAATTGAGGTCCTTGGTCAGCCGAATATGGAAGAGCTGCAGGATGCAATGCAGAGCCTTGGATCTATCTTTGGGAACGGACGTGGACATAACCGAAAGTTGACCGTTAAACGTGCCCGGGAGATTTTTACCGAGGAAGAGACTGAGAAGGCAGTGGACAATGACCGTGCCATTGATGAGGCCAAGGAACGGGTAGAACAGATGGGGATTGTATTCCTCGATGAGATCGATAAGGTCGCTAAAAGCGGTGGTGGTGGATCCAGCATTGATGTAAGCAGGGAAGGTGTTCAACGTGATATTCTTCCCATCGTTGAAGGTACCAGCGTTTCCACCAAATGGGGCGTGATCGATACCACACATATTCTGTTCATTGCCAGTGGTGCATTCCATGTTTCCAAACCCAGTGATCTGATCCCTGAGTTGCAGGGACGTTTCCCGCTTCGCGTTGAATTGGATGACCTGAGTGCTGATGATTTCTACCGGATTCTTACAGAGCCTGCTAATGCGATGACCATGCAGTATCATGAGTTGCTTAAGACCGAAGGTGTGGAGATCATATTTGATGATGCAGCCATCAGGAAAGTCAGTGAGATAGCCTATGAAGTGAATGCAACGAATGATAATATAGGTGCCAGGAGACTGTTCACCATCATGGAGAAGCTCTTGGAAGAACTTTCCTTCAGTGCAGATGAGCTTTCAGGGCAGACCATCACCATCACCGCAGCATACGTTGATGAACGGTTGCGTGATGTTCTCCAGGATCAGGACCTCTCCAAGTTCATTCTCTAA
- the xerA gene encoding site-specific tyrosine recombinase/integron integrase has product MHESLIQEFLETQKQIRNLSDHTLLAYRRDLEQLSAYFSSLGIGLKEAGREDGRMYLRFLKFDNHYSETTVNRKISCVRTFYTSLCKRGVCSVNPFSLVATHRRENHLPTVLTAWEVAQLLSQSCDDFRSARSISLFTLLYDTGCRISEVLGIKEESIEWDKRRIRVLGKGSKSRYVFFTNHCRNVLQTYLSLKRERFECPFLFCSIQGKQLPMSTVGSMFATYRRRLGWQKQFTPHVLRHTYATHLLDNGADIRLVQELLGHASISTTQIYTHVSKERLARVYASCHPHGRKQHE; this is encoded by the coding sequence ATGCATGAATCCTTGATCCAGGAGTTCCTGGAAACCCAGAAACAAATCCGCAATCTCAGTGACCATACACTGCTTGCCTATAGGAGGGACCTGGAACAGCTGTCCGCTTATTTCTCTTCCCTTGGGATTGGCCTGAAAGAGGCTGGAAGGGAGGACGGGAGGATGTATCTTCGGTTCCTGAAATTCGACAACCACTACAGTGAGACAACAGTGAACCGGAAGATCAGCTGTGTAAGAACTTTCTATACCTCACTATGTAAACGTGGGGTATGTTCGGTGAACCCATTCTCACTTGTGGCTACACACAGGAGAGAGAATCACCTTCCCACTGTTCTTACTGCCTGGGAAGTGGCACAGCTGCTCAGCCAGAGCTGTGATGATTTCCGCTCTGCTCGCTCAATTTCGCTCTTTACCTTGCTCTATGACACTGGTTGTAGAATCAGTGAGGTTCTTGGCATTAAAGAAGAGTCAATTGAATGGGATAAACGACGTATACGAGTCTTGGGAAAGGGATCAAAAAGCCGCTATGTCTTTTTCACCAATCATTGCAGGAATGTCTTGCAAACGTATTTGAGCCTGAAAAGAGAACGATTCGAATGTCCCTTCTTGTTCTGTTCAATACAGGGAAAACAGTTGCCGATGAGCACTGTTGGTAGTATGTTTGCTACATATAGAAGAAGGCTTGGGTGGCAGAAACAATTTACGCCCCATGTACTGAGGCATACCTACGCTACCCATCTTCTTGACAACGGGGCAGATATCCGATTGGTACAGGAATTGCTTGGTCATGCCAGCATCTCTACCACCCAGATTTACACCCATGTATCGAAAGAGAGGCTGGCACGGGTCTACGCATCCTGTCACCCCCATGGAAGGAAGCAACATGAGTAG